One stretch of Schlesneria sp. DSM 10557 DNA includes these proteins:
- a CDS encoding anion permease, whose product MLILILVLAVGFVAFTNGANANFKGVASLYGSGTATLRTALWWGTAATFAGSIAAAFIAEGLLKKFSGRGIVPDTLIESPEFLAAVAIGAALTSFFATRLGFPVSTTHALVGALMGAGLAGNGTEVHFEALGKNFLFPLFFSPAVAALLGGVSYLILKCLRLAPDHRTRTLDVLHYLSAGAASFARGLNDTPKMAALLLTVPHLDMRWGYLAVAVMIALGGLLDADKVAETLGKKVTAMNPGQGFAASLVTAGLVTTASFHSLPVSTTHVSVGSLLGIGVVTRQAHWRKVVEILVAWVSTVPCGALLAAIAYMIISRV is encoded by the coding sequence GTGCTCATTCTGATTCTTGTACTGGCTGTTGGTTTCGTCGCTTTTACAAACGGGGCGAATGCCAATTTCAAGGGCGTGGCGTCGTTGTACGGTAGCGGTACAGCGACCTTACGCACCGCTCTGTGGTGGGGAACGGCAGCGACATTTGCCGGCTCCATCGCAGCTGCCTTTATTGCGGAAGGCTTGCTCAAAAAATTTAGCGGTCGAGGCATCGTTCCGGACACGTTAATCGAGTCGCCCGAGTTTCTGGCCGCCGTCGCGATCGGAGCGGCACTCACCAGCTTCTTCGCGACGCGACTGGGTTTCCCCGTCTCCACGACGCATGCACTGGTCGGAGCACTCATGGGAGCGGGACTGGCGGGAAATGGCACGGAAGTCCATTTCGAGGCCCTCGGAAAGAACTTTCTGTTTCCGCTCTTTTTCAGTCCTGCTGTCGCAGCATTGCTCGGGGGAGTTTCGTATCTCATTTTAAAATGCCTCCGTCTGGCGCCCGATCATCGGACGCGAACCCTGGACGTCCTGCATTATCTCAGCGCCGGTGCAGCCAGCTTTGCGCGAGGACTCAACGATACGCCCAAAATGGCCGCACTGCTTTTGACCGTTCCTCATCTGGACATGCGCTGGGGCTATCTGGCGGTCGCAGTCATGATTGCTCTGGGGGGACTGCTCGACGCGGACAAGGTGGCGGAAACGTTGGGGAAAAAGGTGACGGCCATGAATCCCGGCCAGGGCTTCGCTGCCTCGCTGGTCACTGCGGGCCTGGTCACGACGGCAAGTTTCCACAGCTTGCCAGTGAGTACGACGCATGTCAGTGTCGGGTCGTTGCTGGGGATCGGTGTAGTGACTCGACAGGCCCACT